One window of the Rhipicephalus microplus isolate Deutch F79 chromosome 2, USDA_Rmic, whole genome shotgun sequence genome contains the following:
- the LOC142790143 gene encoding nuclear pore complex protein Nup107-like, producing the protein MHTEFMEAYNAYTSGEDVVTLAEKYASLCESYLAKVIEVTESIGYCKDVPAWMEAIACRTLLTEERNTWKLTGALLCDRLNADEFMEERGHNTMFVDGYREDSDREIVEALMARDSFVGQAQLVVDWLESCAAHECGMGDDDDRLQYFAGGRRTSKNSLHSVQSHDNIGSASSSHMTELDAEAPSRKWLLMHEFDLFHSLFFHLRAGQLQRAKQLAADNGRRYLANALAGCRPCHDLHNASTIGAGFKQPAQGSFYGYLWMRTCWRVASSPTCLLYKSAVYGALSGNLKAMLPVCTTWEDQLWARMRAVVDVCVEQELRTATQQDRSEPQPPGDRGTFEVVFRDLQAAVRASETPRSGRWCFFGRRDTRLGNRSADRTAASNHAVSGSHGTVARTS; encoded by the coding sequence ATGCACACGGAATTTATGGAAGCCTACAATGCTTATACTAGTGGCGAGGACGTCGTCACGCTGGCTGAAAAGTATGCTAGCTTGTGCGAAAGTTATTTAGCCAAAGTGATAGAAGTGACCGAGAGCATAGGGTATTGCAAGGACGTACCGGCGTGGATGGAAGCCATAGCCTGCCGAACATTGCTCACCGAAGAGCGAAACACTTGGAAGCTTACGGGTGCCCTCCTGTGCGACCGTCTCAACGCGGACGAGTTCATGGAAGAACGCGGCCACAACACCATGTTCGTCGACGGATATCGCGAAGATAGTGACAGGGAAATCGTAGAGGCCCTCATGGCTAGAGACTCGTTCGTAGGCCAGGCGCAACTAGTGGTCGACTGGTTGGAAAGCTGCGCGGCGCATGAGTGCGGTATGGGCGATGACGACGACAGGCTCCAGTACTTTGCTGGAGGAAGGCGCACCTCAAAAAACTCGCTACACAGTGTGCAGTCCCATGATAACATCGGTAGTGCATCATCATCTCACATGACTGAACTGGACGCGGAAGCGCCCTCAAGGAAGTGGCTACTGATGCACGAATTCGACCTCTTCCACAGCTTATTCTTCCACCTGCGAGCAGGCCAACTGCAGAGAGCCAAACAGCTGGCTGCCGACAACGGTCGTCGTTATCTAGCCAACGCTCTCGCAGGATGCAGGCCATGCCATGACCTGCACAACGCCAGCACTATTGGTGCCGGCTTCAAGCAACCCGCCCAAGGCAGCTTCTACGGGTATTTATGGATGCGAACCTGCTGGAGAGTGGCGTCGAGTCCCACGTGTTTGCTGTACAAGAGCGCTGTGTATGGTGCTCTGAGTGGCAACCTGAAAGCAATGCTGCCCGTGTGTACCACTTGGGAAGATCAGCTATGGGCTCGCATGCGCGCTGTTGTCGATGTGTGCGTAGAGCAGGAGCTCCGCACTGCCACGCAGCAAGATAGAAGTGAACCGCAGCCGCCCGGTGACCGTGGAACCTTTGAAGTCGTTTTTCGTGATCTACAGGCGGCTGTGCGCGCGAGTGAGACGCCTCGTTCTGGGCGATGGTGTTTCTTTGGTAGAAGAGATACACGACTGGGTAACCGGTCAGCCGATCGAACCGCCGCTTCTAACCATGCGGTTTCTGGCTCACATGGCACTGTTGCTAGGACAAGTTGA